A genome region from Methylohalobius crimeensis 10Ki includes the following:
- a CDS encoding DUF4926 domain-containing protein — MSINALDTVVLASDLPQHGLKRGDIGAVVEVYSPHAIEVEFVTASGHTQALVTLNTSQVRPIGPKDILAVRQLDAA, encoded by the coding sequence ATGAGCATCAACGCACTTGACACGGTGGTCTTGGCATCGGATTTACCTCAGCATGGCTTAAAGCGGGGCGATATCGGTGCTGTCGTGGAGGTCTATTCACCTCACGCCATTGAAGTCGAATTCGTGACCGCCTCGGGCCACACACAAGCACTCGTGACCTTAAATACCAGCCAGGTTCGCCCTATCGGTCCAAAAGACATTCTTGCCGTCCGCCAGCTCGACGCTGCATAA
- a CDS encoding sll1863 family stress response protein: protein MSKRDEYVAKLKAQLDEWNADLDHLEVQANLGKEDLKQEYQEQLAHMRKKRDEIRHKLTDLQQSSETAWEHLRSGIDSAGDALQEALKKAKASFK, encoded by the coding sequence ATGAGCAAACGTGACGAATACGTGGCCAAACTCAAGGCGCAGTTGGACGAATGGAATGCCGATCTCGACCATCTCGAGGTCCAGGCAAATCTGGGAAAAGAAGACTTAAAGCAGGAATACCAGGAACAACTTGCCCACATGCGGAAGAAACGGGACGAAATCCGGCACAAGCTGACCGATCTGCAGCAGTCCAGCGAAACCGCCTGGGAACATTTGCGTTCGGGCATCGATTCGGCCGGCGACGCCTTGCAGGAAGCGTTGAAAAAAGCCAAGGCAAGCTTCAAGTGA
- the pstC gene encoding phosphate ABC transporter permease subunit PstC, with amino-acid sequence MMLRLWLSLSILLALGVALAVPGFLAFSSLAFWTGPGPAAILAGEWYPYEKLYGLLPALVGSLWAALLALAIAIPSGLAAAVVSAELLSHRWRALVRIGMELMAAVPSVVYGLVGLWLLLPLLQTAFGLLTGHSLLAAGLLLALMILPTFMTLGEDALRAVPADQREAAMALGLNWPACLGRVILVQAWPGLRSAALLALGRVLGETMAVMLVVGSLDRLPRPWWNLLQPAQTLTSRIGREIGEAAFGSLHFAALMACALLLAAMGSGIAFLAHRRGADR; translated from the coding sequence ATGATGCTGCGTCTCTGGCTGAGCCTGTCGATCCTGCTGGCGCTGGGGGTGGCCCTGGCGGTGCCGGGATTCCTGGCCTTTTCATCGCTTGCCTTCTGGACCGGCCCCGGCCCGGCGGCCATCCTGGCCGGCGAGTGGTACCCTTACGAAAAACTGTACGGCCTGTTGCCGGCTCTGGTCGGCAGCCTCTGGGCGGCGCTTCTGGCGCTAGCGATCGCGATCCCTTCCGGGCTGGCGGCGGCAGTGGTGAGCGCCGAACTGCTGTCCCACCGCTGGCGGGCGTTGGTACGAATCGGAATGGAATTGATGGCCGCGGTGCCTTCGGTGGTTTACGGCCTGGTGGGACTGTGGCTTCTTCTGCCCCTCTTGCAGACCGCTTTCGGTCTGCTCACCGGACACAGCTTGCTTGCCGCCGGCTTGCTTTTGGCATTGATGATCCTGCCGACATTCATGACCTTGGGGGAAGACGCCCTTCGCGCGGTCCCCGCGGATCAACGCGAGGCGGCGATGGCTTTGGGGTTGAATTGGCCGGCGTGCTTGGGACGGGTGATCCTGGTGCAGGCTTGGCCGGGGCTGCGCAGCGCGGCTCTCCTGGCCCTGGGCCGAGTCCTGGGAGAGACCATGGCGGTGATGCTGGTGGTGGGCTCTCTCGACCGTCTTCCCCGGCCCTGGTGGAATCTGCTCCAGCCGGCCCAGACTCTCACCTCGCGAATCGGCCGGGAAATCGGCGAGGCCGCCTTCGGGTCTCTTCACTTCGCCGCGTTGATGGCCTGCGCGCTGCTTCTGGCCGCCATGGGGAGCGGCATCGCCTTTCTCGCCCACCGCCGCGGAGCCGATCGATGA
- a CDS encoding DUF748 domain-containing protein, with translation MASRLLAIAKSKTFIIAVSLLVAYALAGFFLLPYWVKHYLPRYAQEQFQRQASIGDVYFNPFLFKFEAKDFEFKEADGRPILGFQRLWIDFELLGVFRWAWTFKEIVLDQPSLLMFIDPAGEVNLAALARSFPKAEETEEAPVESAPPRLLIQHMEMNQGSVTLRDESDPTHAKATTESIDLALNDISTLPEREGGYALQADLPDGGGELIWQGDVSLQPLKSSGRFELLGRHPVVAWRFFQDELNLAQPQGTFDLRTHYRVAFDRGFSQLLLEDLSIAIQGAVLRLQEESEPMLRLESLSLGDGRVDIPAQQATFGTLAIGPGKVRVALDASGLLNWQRIVRANPNPKPAESSSSPPPAQPWKISLASIRLADLGLQYEDATRKAPMQLEVGVIGTTFGLALETEAAGVTGALTDGQLNLERIRLSQRGGEAPLATLDSLGVAGIRADLGQRALEVERVQLQGGGIQAAREEGGRIPLLDLVTPAKSGEPQKDEPKSAPKTQANPWSWALNTLQLEGVTTALADRSLDPAPAIDIVADKIALKHLSGDGKTPTDFEAALTFKQGGTLNVTGQLAPKFDKVDAQLKLSQLSLSPLAAYVTHFTTLKLVGGDLSTQGRLAYSQKAESKPGIGYTGALSVNGLRLNEADTGQRLFAWQALSANRIDFGLTPDHLDIAEVRLTRPESKIVIYKDKRVNLAEILKDKGKDGAAGKKAAKTPPSEGSSSPAAAPFPVNVGRVRIDKGEVDFADLSLVFPFSAHIEDFTGVAKGISSKPASKTRLLMEGQVAPYGLARVYGVLKPFRPKDLTDISVAFTNIEIPPFTPYSATFVGRKITSGTLDLNLDYQIENSQLVGENEVILRDFTLGERVEAPQAKNLPLDLAIALLKDSQGVIHLAVPVSGDTDDPQFSYGKVIWGAFVNVIVKAATSPFRALGSMLGGEGELDRILAFEPGRARLLPPEREKLDILAQALEKRPQLKIVVQGRFDEQLDGKALRQRRVRRALAKEMEVELAPGEIPGPVSFEDAKNQIALENLLKSRAGEDAVNEFETKYKESTGVEKVDRVNRLLAVFGGASEDTAFYQALFDRLVALESLPKDALVALARSRQETIVEALGETGLKPDQFAGGESAPVEEQAEEIVEVPLSLAPVESSGSTPTAQSSSDQ, from the coding sequence ATGGCTTCTCGACTGTTGGCAATCGCCAAGAGCAAGACCTTCATCATCGCAGTGTCGCTTTTGGTCGCTTATGCGTTGGCGGGTTTTTTCCTGCTCCCGTACTGGGTCAAGCACTATCTTCCTCGCTACGCCCAGGAACAATTCCAACGCCAAGCGTCTATCGGCGATGTGTATTTCAATCCTTTCCTGTTCAAGTTCGAGGCCAAGGATTTCGAGTTCAAGGAGGCGGATGGGCGGCCAATCCTGGGTTTTCAGCGCCTGTGGATCGATTTCGAGTTGCTGGGCGTGTTTCGCTGGGCTTGGACCTTCAAGGAGATCGTCCTGGACCAGCCTTCCCTTCTGATGTTCATCGATCCCGCCGGCGAGGTGAATCTGGCCGCCCTCGCCCGATCGTTTCCCAAGGCGGAAGAGACGGAGGAAGCGCCGGTCGAATCCGCCCCGCCCCGGCTCTTGATTCAGCATATGGAAATGAACCAGGGCAGCGTGACCCTCCGAGACGAGTCCGACCCCACCCACGCCAAGGCGACGACCGAGTCCATCGATTTGGCGTTGAACGACATTTCCACCTTGCCGGAGCGGGAAGGTGGGTATGCCTTGCAGGCGGATCTGCCCGACGGCGGAGGAGAACTGATCTGGCAAGGGGATGTTTCACTGCAGCCGCTTAAATCCAGCGGGCGGTTCGAATTGCTGGGGCGCCATCCGGTCGTGGCGTGGCGCTTCTTTCAAGACGAGCTCAATTTGGCCCAGCCGCAAGGCACGTTCGATTTGCGTACCCATTATCGCGTGGCCTTCGACCGCGGGTTTTCCCAGTTGCTGCTCGAGGATTTGTCCATCGCGATCCAGGGCGCGGTGCTGAGACTGCAAGAGGAGAGCGAGCCGATGCTGCGCCTGGAATCGCTGAGCCTCGGCGATGGTCGGGTCGACATTCCCGCACAACAGGCGACCTTCGGCACGTTGGCCATCGGGCCGGGGAAGGTTCGAGTCGCCTTGGATGCGAGCGGATTGCTCAACTGGCAGCGGATCGTGCGCGCCAATCCCAATCCGAAACCGGCGGAATCGTCCTCGTCCCCCCCGCCGGCTCAGCCTTGGAAAATCTCTTTGGCGTCGATCCGGTTGGCCGATCTCGGTTTGCAGTACGAGGACGCCACCCGCAAGGCGCCCATGCAGCTGGAGGTGGGGGTTATCGGAACCACGTTCGGCCTGGCGCTGGAAACTGAAGCGGCGGGCGTGACCGGTGCCTTGACCGACGGACAATTGAACCTGGAGCGCATCCGGCTTTCGCAGCGCGGCGGCGAAGCGCCGCTGGCCACTCTGGACAGCCTGGGCGTGGCGGGCATTCGTGCCGACTTGGGGCAGCGAGCGCTTGAAGTGGAACGGGTTCAACTGCAAGGCGGAGGCATCCAGGCGGCCCGGGAAGAAGGCGGGCGGATTCCGCTCTTGGATTTGGTGACCCCGGCCAAGAGCGGCGAACCTCAAAAAGACGAACCGAAGTCCGCCCCGAAGACGCAAGCAAACCCTTGGTCCTGGGCCTTGAACACCTTGCAGTTGGAGGGTGTCACGACGGCGCTTGCCGACCGCAGCCTCGATCCCGCCCCCGCGATCGACATCGTCGCGGACAAAATCGCCCTTAAACATCTGAGCGGCGACGGCAAGACGCCGACTGACTTTGAAGCCGCGTTGACCTTCAAGCAGGGAGGAACCCTGAATGTGACCGGGCAGCTGGCGCCGAAGTTCGACAAGGTGGATGCCCAATTGAAGCTGTCTCAGCTCAGTCTGAGTCCGCTCGCCGCCTACGTGACCCATTTCACCACCCTGAAACTGGTCGGCGGAGACCTTTCCACCCAGGGGCGCCTGGCCTATTCGCAAAAGGCGGAATCCAAACCCGGCATCGGCTATACCGGCGCGCTGAGCGTGAACGGCTTGCGACTGAACGAGGCCGACACCGGTCAGCGGCTCTTCGCCTGGCAAGCTCTTTCCGCCAATCGGATCGACTTCGGCTTGACGCCCGATCATCTCGACATCGCCGAGGTGCGCCTCACCCGGCCGGAATCGAAAATCGTCATCTACAAGGACAAACGAGTGAATCTGGCCGAAATTCTCAAGGACAAGGGGAAAGACGGCGCCGCCGGGAAAAAAGCGGCGAAGACGCCACCATCTGAAGGATCGTCGAGTCCAGCGGCAGCGCCGTTCCCGGTCAATGTGGGGCGAGTGCGGATTGACAAAGGCGAAGTGGATTTCGCCGATTTGAGCCTGGTATTTCCTTTCTCCGCCCATATCGAGGATTTTACCGGCGTCGCCAAAGGGATTTCGTCCAAGCCGGCGAGCAAGACCCGCCTGTTGATGGAAGGTCAAGTCGCCCCCTATGGTCTCGCCCGAGTTTATGGCGTGCTGAAACCCTTTCGGCCCAAAGACTTGACCGATATCAGTGTGGCCTTCACCAACATCGAAATCCCACCGTTCACCCCTTACAGCGCGACCTTCGTGGGTCGCAAAATTACTTCCGGCACGCTCGATCTCAACTTGGATTACCAGATCGAGAACAGCCAACTGGTGGGCGAAAATGAAGTGATTTTGCGGGATTTCACCCTGGGCGAGCGGGTCGAAGCGCCCCAGGCCAAAAATCTGCCTCTGGATCTCGCCATCGCCCTGCTCAAGGATTCACAGGGCGTCATCCATTTGGCCGTGCCGGTGAGCGGCGACACCGACGACCCCCAATTCTCCTACGGAAAGGTAATTTGGGGCGCGTTCGTCAATGTCATTGTGAAAGCGGCCACTTCGCCGTTCCGCGCCCTTGGTTCGATGCTCGGCGGCGAGGGTGAACTGGACCGAATCTTGGCGTTCGAGCCGGGAAGAGCGCGCTTATTGCCGCCCGAGCGGGAAAAGCTGGATATCCTGGCCCAAGCCCTCGAAAAACGTCCGCAACTTAAAATTGTGGTTCAAGGACGCTTCGATGAGCAACTGGACGGGAAGGCCCTGCGTCAAAGACGGGTGCGGCGGGCGCTGGCGAAGGAGATGGAGGTCGAGCTGGCGCCGGGGGAAATCCCGGGGCCGGTCAGTTTTGAGGACGCCAAGAACCAGATTGCGCTGGAGAATTTGCTGAAATCGCGGGCCGGGGAAGATGCGGTAAATGAATTCGAAACGAAGTACAAAGAATCCACCGGTGTCGAAAAAGTGGACCGGGTGAACCGGCTATTGGCCGTGTTCGGTGGAGCGAGTGAAGATACCGCGTTTTACCAGGCGCTTTTCGACCGGCTGGTGGCGTTGGAATCCCTCCCCAAAGACGCGCTGGTAGCCTTGGCCCGGAGCCGTCAAGAGACAATCGTCGAGGCTTTGGGCGAGACCGGTCTGAAGCCCGATCAATTCGCCGGCGGCGAGTCGGCTCCCGTCGAGGAGCAGGCGGAGGAAATCGTGGAGGTTCCTTTGAGTCTCGCGCCGGTGGAGTCGAGTGGTTCGACCCCAACCGCTCAATCATCATCAGATCAATAG
- a CDS encoding PstA family ABC transporter permease yields the protein MSSRIAQALIALLALPALVLPAAILGYILMRGLPGLGRIFSADEAAGFGLGEGLTGQIAGSLLLTTGACLVAAPVALGLAVWLHLRQSDANRPWLTLLHLLQGIPPIVYGLWGLAVFVHLLHWGVSLLAGILILAAVILPMLTLGSLDALARIPPERTEAARALGLSDSAIVARVWLPGAGTGLATGLLLAMARTLSETAPILFTATVFSGIIWPDSWFSPVTTLQTHIFYLAQEGVDPRAIDNAWAAAVVLIGLVLTFSLTALWLRRLGGRK from the coding sequence ATGAGTTCCCGGATCGCCCAGGCGTTGATCGCCCTGCTCGCCCTGCCCGCCCTGGTCCTGCCGGCAGCTATATTGGGCTATATTCTGATGCGGGGGTTGCCGGGGCTGGGGCGGATTTTTTCGGCCGATGAAGCGGCGGGGTTCGGCCTCGGCGAGGGATTGACCGGCCAAATCGCCGGCTCCCTGCTGCTCACAACCGGCGCGTGCCTCGTCGCCGCGCCCGTGGCGCTCGGCTTGGCGGTGTGGTTGCATCTCCGCCAGAGCGATGCCAATCGCCCTTGGCTGACCTTGCTCCATCTGCTCCAGGGCATCCCGCCCATCGTCTATGGGCTGTGGGGCTTGGCGGTCTTCGTTCATTTGCTGCACTGGGGTGTTTCCCTGCTCGCCGGCATTTTGATCCTGGCCGCCGTCATCCTGCCCATGCTTACCCTGGGCAGCCTCGACGCCCTCGCCCGGATTCCGCCGGAACGCACCGAAGCCGCCCGAGCCCTGGGATTGAGCGATAGCGCCATTGTCGCCCGCGTCTGGCTGCCGGGCGCCGGAACCGGCCTGGCTACCGGTCTCTTGTTGGCGATGGCGCGCACCCTTTCGGAAACCGCCCCCATCCTCTTTACCGCCACCGTTTTCTCCGGCATCATTTGGCCGGATTCCTGGTTTTCCCCGGTCACTACCCTCCAGACCCATATTTTTTATCTGGCCCAGGAGGGAGTGGATCCGCGGGCGATCGATAACGCCTGGGCGGCGGCGGTGGTGCTGATCGGTCTGGTCCTGACATTCTCCCTGACCGCCCTGTGGCTGCGCCGTCTCGGAGGTCGAAAATGA
- a CDS encoding CHRD domain-containing protein: MKYRHFNQPGVAAKAIRFPTILTAAAIGLSLNAPVSAQTSFFAGLKGAFEVPTVSSSGVGLFTATVDDGDTVLSYSLFYRDLPTSVQQAHIHIGQAGANGGIVVFLCTNLGNGPAGTPACPEDSGTVQGSLTAADVVAVSAQGFDEGDFAEVLKAIREGNAYANVHTEAFPPGEIRGQIIAGP; this comes from the coding sequence ATGAAATACCGACACTTCAATCAACCGGGTGTTGCCGCCAAGGCCATCCGCTTCCCGACGATCCTGACCGCTGCCGCAATAGGTTTGAGCCTCAACGCACCGGTAAGCGCCCAGACAAGCTTCTTCGCCGGGCTCAAGGGGGCTTTCGAGGTGCCTACCGTCTCGTCCAGCGGCGTCGGACTATTTACCGCCACCGTCGATGACGGCGATACGGTCCTCAGCTACAGCCTCTTTTATCGGGACTTGCCGACGAGCGTGCAACAGGCGCACATCCATATCGGACAAGCCGGAGCGAACGGCGGCATCGTCGTGTTTCTCTGCACCAATCTGGGCAACGGGCCGGCAGGCACGCCTGCCTGCCCTGAAGATAGCGGAACTGTCCAGGGTAGCCTGACCGCCGCCGATGTCGTTGCCGTGAGTGCTCAAGGGTTCGACGAGGGCGATTTCGCCGAGGTCCTCAAGGCGATACGCGAGGGTAATGCTTACGCGAATGTGCATACGGAGGCCTTTCCTCCCGGCGAGATTCGCGGCCAGATCATAGCGGGTCCCTAA
- a CDS encoding phosphate ABC transporter substrate-binding protein, which produces MIKIIFSCVWLLFLSLAGQAAETVRVAGSTTVLPIVSEAAKQYRESHPRVRITVSGGGSGVGIASILQHSADLGMSSREPTPEEQARLDGQAELIPVARDAVAVVVSKAVAVGGVKALTLDQIAAIYRGEIANWKQVDGPDAEILVIDKEPGRGTRHVFAKAVLGDERARAPGARLVAGSNNEEQTIVARSDSAIGMLSNAWLNDRVRSVAVIVDGEPIPPTLEHIQSGRYPISRDLLLLVPRNARTEVTDFVDFILSPPGQKIVSQVGYLPVQ; this is translated from the coding sequence ATGATAAAAATCATCTTTTCTTGCGTTTGGCTGCTTTTCCTTTCCCTCGCCGGGCAGGCGGCGGAAACCGTGCGCGTGGCGGGTTCCACCACCGTTCTGCCGATTGTCTCCGAAGCCGCCAAGCAATATCGGGAAAGCCACCCGAGGGTGAGAATCACCGTTTCCGGCGGCGGCTCCGGCGTGGGGATCGCCTCGATTCTGCAACACAGCGCCGATCTGGGAATGAGCTCGCGCGAACCGACCCCGGAGGAACAAGCGCGGCTTGACGGCCAGGCCGAACTGATTCCCGTCGCCCGCGACGCGGTGGCGGTGGTGGTATCCAAGGCGGTGGCCGTCGGCGGGGTAAAGGCGCTGACCCTGGATCAAATCGCCGCCATCTACCGGGGCGAAATCGCCAACTGGAAACAGGTCGACGGACCCGACGCCGAGATTTTGGTAATCGACAAGGAGCCCGGCCGCGGCACCCGTCACGTCTTCGCCAAGGCGGTGCTCGGCGATGAACGGGCGCGGGCGCCGGGGGCCCGGCTGGTCGCCGGCTCCAACAACGAGGAACAGACCATCGTCGCCCGCAGCGACAGCGCCATCGGCATGCTCTCCAATGCCTGGCTCAACGATCGGGTCCGATCGGTAGCGGTGATCGTGGACGGCGAACCGATCCCGCCCACCCTGGAACATATCCAAAGCGGGCGCTACCCCATCAGCCGGGATCTGCTGCTGTTGGTGCCACGAAACGCCCGAACCGAAGTGACCGATTTCGTGGATTTCATTCTTTCGCCGCCGGGCCAAAAGATCGTCTCCCAAGTGGGTTATCTGCCGGTGCAATGA
- a CDS encoding phosphate ABC transporter ATP-binding protein, with protein sequence MNTDWHIAPSPAPNLSPAAEISDLNLSLGGRPILEGISFALPARGITCLIGPSGAGKSTLLRCLNRLHDGWRGEIRIDGAAVRSWPGGADALRRHLGLIGQKPVVFPGSIRANLLFGLPRRLRKRSTLKAMQPVLEQTALWGEVAGRMDAPAAELSVGQQQRLCIARALMLGPAILMLDEPTASLDPRSRGIVEASLLALADRMPLLWVTHDLEQARRVGDQIVFLCDGRLIEQGSAEAFFNRPRRIESREFLNWAVCNCEPPS encoded by the coding sequence ATGAACACCGACTGGCACATTGCCCCTTCCCCGGCGCCGAATCTCTCCCCGGCGGCGGAGATTTCGGATCTGAATTTGAGCCTCGGCGGCCGGCCGATCCTGGAGGGGATTTCCTTCGCCCTGCCCGCGCGCGGCATCACCTGCCTGATCGGTCCCTCGGGCGCGGGCAAAAGCACCCTGCTGCGCTGCCTCAACCGCCTCCACGACGGCTGGCGGGGAGAGATCCGGATCGACGGGGCAGCGGTCCGCAGTTGGCCGGGCGGCGCCGACGCCCTGCGCCGCCACCTCGGCCTGATCGGCCAAAAGCCGGTGGTCTTTCCCGGCTCGATCCGCGCCAATCTCCTCTTCGGCCTGCCGCGTCGGCTCAGGAAACGATCAACTTTGAAAGCAATGCAGCCGGTGCTCGAACAAACCGCCCTATGGGGGGAAGTCGCAGGCCGAATGGACGCGCCGGCGGCGGAACTCTCCGTGGGCCAGCAGCAGCGCCTGTGCATCGCCCGCGCCCTGATGCTGGGTCCGGCGATCCTGATGCTGGACGAACCCACCGCCTCCTTGGATCCGCGCTCGCGCGGGATCGTGGAAGCCTCGCTCCTGGCCCTGGCCGACAGGATGCCGCTGTTGTGGGTCACCCACGATCTGGAGCAGGCCCGCAGAGTGGGCGACCAAATCGTGTTCCTGTGCGACGGCCGATTGATCGAGCAAGGATCCGCCGAGGCATTCTTTAATCGTCCCCGGCGGATCGAATCCCGCGAATTTTTGAATTGGGCGGTTTGCAATTGCGAGCCTCCATCGTGA
- a CDS encoding DUF6567 family protein has product MMIKRILILPIFILMTGCAALPAAMSSSSTFGISLPPIGAQPSFQTLAATSVMLKKRNYRIVRADAIGESTGFSLLGLFSFRQPMYTEAMSRLYQKAEISEGKAFAVVNVAHQQSSTYFILFSLPKITIRADVIEFVDGEAKEEMTSEPPEEQPLTPAESF; this is encoded by the coding sequence ATGATGATCAAACGCATTTTGATATTGCCGATCTTCATCCTGATGACCGGTTGCGCCGCCCTTCCCGCTGCCATGTCTTCCTCTTCGACCTTCGGCATCAGCCTACCGCCGATCGGAGCGCAGCCTTCTTTCCAAACGCTGGCCGCCACCTCGGTAATGTTGAAAAAGCGCAACTATCGGATCGTGAGGGCCGATGCAATCGGTGAAAGCACGGGGTTCAGCCTTCTGGGGCTATTCAGCTTCCGGCAACCCATGTACACCGAAGCGATGTCGCGGCTTTACCAAAAAGCGGAAATCTCCGAGGGCAAGGCGTTTGCGGTCGTCAATGTCGCCCATCAACAAAGCTCGACTTACTTCATTCTTTTCTCTCTCCCCAAAATCACCATCCGCGCCGATGTGATCGAATTCGTCGATGGGGAGGCGAAAGAAGAGATGACCTCCGAGCCCCCGGAAGAACAGCCCCTGACGCCGGCGGAAAGTTTTTAA
- a CDS encoding DUF6883 domain-containing protein: MKLPNAKHVVISSAKLRNYLLSPTHPIGRYKAVFFRGLGYEQNQWKVLEKDLRRLLNQEAEEIEVTEYGTKYAVRGQIVGPNGRAADIISVWIILNGENVPRFVTAYPED; this comes from the coding sequence ATGAAATTGCCGAACGCCAAGCACGTGGTCATCTCCAGTGCAAAACTGCGAAATTACTTATTGTCTCCGACTCATCCGATCGGCCGCTATAAGGCCGTATTCTTCCGGGGACTTGGTTATGAACAAAATCAATGGAAAGTCTTGGAAAAAGACCTTCGCCGCCTATTGAACCAAGAAGCTGAAGAGATTGAAGTCACTGAATACGGCACCAAATATGCGGTCCGCGGTCAAATTGTGGGGCCAAACGGACGAGCTGCCGATATCATAAGTGTATGGATTATACTGAACGGGGAAAACGTACCTCGATTTGTAACCGCCTATCCGGAGGATTAG